A single Musa acuminata AAA Group cultivar baxijiao chromosome BXJ2-1, Cavendish_Baxijiao_AAA, whole genome shotgun sequence DNA region contains:
- the LOC135597982 gene encoding putative wall-associated receptor kinase-like 16, whose product MGSTLPLFAFQLLLLMQLQATTAAAASAPPSPNVLSPSCNESCGGISIPYPFGIGDGCFREGFKVTCDVGNGSATPRAFLGGRERNITVNSISLLQGQASMPNDIAWICFNSTGGVVDDQSYSFNLSGLPFKVSNTSNKFTTLGCNVVGILLGLRDSTYGTGCASLCFEEANIESGSCHGTGCCETTIPEELDYFTTDFVYFVNVSSHVNDSRCAYAFIAEQDWLSFNKSDLDNDNFRDKHKDGVPLVLDWVAGNQTCEEAKRNTSSYACRSTNSECFNSTSLPGYICNCSTGFQGNPYLQDGCQDIDECSLPTQYPCHGKCSNTFGNYSCSCAKGRSSKDPKSETCVPDHGIPTSTKIVIGSCVGFVSFITCIFCIILTFQRRKLLREKDKFFHQNGGLRLYEEIRSKQIDTVKIYTKEDIEKATVNFDKSRELGRGGHGTVYKGNLDDGREVAIKRSKVVTEDQSEEFVREMIILSQINHKNIVRLLGCCLEVEIPMLVYEFIPNGTLFEFIHDNDGKLIPLTIRLRIARESAEALAYLHSSASPPIVHGDVKSLNILLGHNYVPKVSDFGASRMMSIDETQFITMVQGTLGYLDPEYLLVRQLTAKSDVYSFGIVLVELITRKKAIYYDGSSQGKALASSFIEAMKDSRLEEILDDQIMGKENMDVIHEIAELAKECLNMNGDERPTMREVAEKLHMLGGFLQVSSAHHAPEECEALLGESSMSSTLDSVGYHSLENKLGFDVKAGR is encoded by the exons ATGGGATCCACGCTGCCACTGTTCGCGTTTCAGCTGTTGCTGTTGATGCAGCTGCAAGCAACGACTGCAGCAGCAGCATCGGCACCACCGTCGCCGAACGTGTTGTCACCAAGTTGCAATGAGTCATGCGGCGGTATTAGCATCCCGTACCCCTTCGGCATCGGCGATGGGTGTTTCAGGGAAGGCTTCAAGGTCACTTGCGATGTCGGTAACGGCTCTGCGACTCCCAGAGCTTTCTTGGGCGGCAGGGAGAGGAACATTACAGTTAATAGCATATCCTTGCTCCAGGGCCAAGCAAGCATGCCGAATGACATCGCCTGGATTTGTTTCAACAGTACCGGCGGCGTGGTGGATGATCAAAGTTATTCATTCAACCTCAGTGGCCTTCCGTTTAAGGTATCCAACACGAGCAACAAGTTCACGACCTTGGGCTGCAACGTCGTTGGCATCCTCTTAGGCTTGAGAGACAGTACATACGGAACCGGGTGTGCCTCCTTGTGCTTCGAAGAGGCAAACATAGAAAGCGGATCGTGCCATGGCACCGGCTGCTGCGAGACCACCATCCCGGAGGAGCTGGACTATTTTACGACGGACTTTGTCTATTTCGTCAATGTTTCTTCCCACGTGAACGACAGCCGCTGCGCCTATGCCTTCATTGCCGAGCAGGACTGGTTATCCTTCAACAAGTCTGACCTCGACAACGACAACTTTCGCGACAAGCACAAGGACGGCGTCCCACTCGTGCTGGACTGGGTAGCCGGCAACCAGACCTGCGAGGAGGCTAAGAGAAACACTTCTTCATATGCATGCCGCAGCACCAACAGTGAATGTTTCAACTCCACCAGTTTACCTGGCTATATCTGCAATTGCTCCACAGGTTTCCAAGGCAATCCTTACCTCCAAGATGGATGCCAAG ATATCGACGAGTGCAGCTTACCAACGCAGTATCCATGTCATGGAAAGTGCAGCAACACATTTGGCAACTACAGCTGCTCATGCGCAAAAGGTCGAAGCAGCAAGGACCCTAAATCGGAAACATGTGTCCCAGATCACGGAATTCCGACATCAACGAAGATCGTTATAG GCAGTTGTGTTGGATTTGTCTCGTTCATTACTTGTATCTTCTGCATAATCTTAACGTTTCAAAGAAGGAAGCTTCTTAGAGAAAAAGATAAATTCTTCCATCAAAATGGAGGCTTGAGATTATACGAAGAAATTAGATCAAAGCAAATCGATACTGTCAAAATATATACCAAAGAGGATATAGAGAAAGCAACAGTTAATTTCGATAAGAGTCGAGAACTTGGGCGAGGAGGCCATGGCACCGTTTACAAAGGAAACCTAGACGATGGTAGGGAAGTGGCCATCAAGAGGTCTAAGGTAGTCACCGAGGACCAAAGTGAAGAATTCGTACGGGAGATGATTATTCTTTCTCAGATCAATCACAAGAACATTGTAAGGCTCTTGGGTTGTTGCTTGGAAGTAGAAATTCCCATGTTGGTTTATGAGTTCATCCCCAATGGAACCCTCTTCGAGTTCATCCATGATAATGATGGGAAACTAATTCCCTTGACTATTCGTCTACGAATAGCTAGAGAATCTGCAGAAGCACTCGCTTACTTGCATTCGTCGGCATCCCCACCGATCGTTCATGGAGATGTGAAGTCGCTCAACATACTTCTAGGTCATAACTATGTGCCAAAGGTATCGGATTTTGGTGCATCGAGGATGATGTCTATAGACGAAACCCAATTCATAACGATGGTCCAGGGAACTCTTGGTTATTTAGACCCAGAGTACTTGCTAGTCCGTCAACTGACGGCAAAGAGTGATGTCTATAGCTTTGGGATAGTTTTGGTCGagctcatcacaaggaaaaaggCAATTTATTATGATGGGAGTAGTCAAGGAAAAGCTCTTGCCTCAAGCTTCATTGAAGCAATGAAAGATAGCCGACTTGAAGAGATATTGGATGATCAAATCATGGGAAAAGAAAACATGGATGTCATCCACGAAATTGCCGAGCTTGCAAAGGAATGTTTGAACATGAATGGGGATGAAAGGCCTACGATGAGAGAAGTGGCTGAGAAACTGCATATGTTAGGAGGGTTCCTACAGGTCTCTTCAGCACACCATGCACCAGAGGAATGTGAAGCATTGCTTGGTGAATCATCCATGAGCTCTACCTTGGATTCTGTCGGGTACCACAGTTTAGAGAACAAATTGGGATTTGATGTAAAAGCtggaagatga